The sequence GTCCCCGGCCGGGTCCCCGACCGCAGGTGGAAGCAGGACTTCTTCGACGCGAACAAGGACGCCTGGTGCCGCGACGGCAAGAAGAACGGCAGCTTCGCCGAGAAGATCGCCTACGAGAACTGCCGCCAGGGCAACCAGCTGCGCGAGGGTGACGCGATCAACTACTCGATCGGGCAGGGCGACACGCTCGTCACCCCGATCCAGATGGCCTCCGTCTACTCGGCCATCGCCAACGGTGGCACACTCCACCAGCCCGGCATCGGCAAGGCGATCGTCAGCGCCGACGGGAAGTCGGTCCAGGAGATCGCGCCGAAGGAGACGGGCAAGCTGCCGATGGACGCGAAGACCCGCGACAACATCGACGAGGCCCTCGCGGGCGTGGCCACCGACGGCAGCGCGGCCTGGCGCTTCGGCGGTTGGCCGCAGAAGCAGATCCCGATGCACGCCAAGACCGGCACGGCCGAGGTCCAGGGCAAGCAGACGACCTCGTGGTTCGCCTCGTACACCGAGGACTACGCGATCGTCATGACGATCTCCCAGGGTGGTACCGGCTCGGGCGCCTCGGGTCCGGCCGTCCGCAACATCTACGAGGCGATGTACGGCCTCGACCCGACGGGCAAGCAGGACCTCTCCAAGGCCCTGCTCCCGCAGCCCGCCACCGCGCTGCCGGCGATCCGCCCCGACGGCGAGATCGAAGGCAACTGAACGGCCATCGAGGACAGGATCTGACCTCGATGCTCCGTAGCGTGGGTCGTGTCGGGGGGAAGAAGCCCCCCGGCACGGCACCTCACGCATAAGGCGGTCGGTCATGGCTCAGATCTCCCCCGAAGTCCTCGGCGACGAGCGCGGCACTCTCCTCGCCTTCGTCGAAGCCCAGCGCACGGCGATCCGTGAATCGCTCCTCGGGCTCAGCGAGGAGCAGGCCGCGAGCCGCCCCAGCGTCAGCGAGCTCACCCTGTCCGGTCTGATCAAGCACGTGGCCGAGGTCGAGCTGAACTGGCTTCGGCTGGCCCAGCAGGCGCCGAACGAGCGGCAGCGCACCGAGGAGACCTGGGGCGAGGCCTTCCGCCTGGTCGAGGGCGAGTCGATCCCGTCGGTGCTCGCCTTCTGGGACGAGGTCGCGGAGCAGACGGCGGCCTTCGTCGCCGCCCTCCCGAGCCTGGACGAGACCTTCCCGCTGCCGCCGGCGCCCTGGTTCCCCAAGGACGCCAAGGTCTCGATGCGCTGGATGCTCCTGCACCTGGTGGAGGAGTTCGCCCGGCACGCGGGCCACGCGGACATCGTCCGTGAATCCCTCGACGGCACCAAGGCGATGGGCTAGAGGGCGGGGGCTTAGCCTGGCCCCATGTCAGCGATCCGGCTTCTTGTCCTCGGTGCGGTCCGCCAGCACGGGCGCGCCCACGGGTACCAGGTACGCAACGACCTGGAGTACTGGGGCGCCCACGAGTGGTCGAACACCAAGCCCGGATCGATCTACCACGCGCTCAAGCAGATGGCCAAGCAAGGCGTCCTGCACGCCCACGAGGTGGCGCCGAGCGTGGCGGGCGGGCCCCCGCGCACCGAGTACGAGGTGACGGACGCGGGCCGCGAGGAGTACTTCCGGCTGCTGCGCGAGGCCCTCGCGGCGTACGACCAGAAGACGGACGTGCTGTCCGCGGCGATCGGCTTCATGGTCGACCTGCCGCGGGCGGAGGTGCTCGCGCTGCTCCGGGAGCGGATGGCGAAGCTGGCGCTGTGGCGGTCGTCGGTGACGAACCACTACACGCCGGAGGGTGGCCCGGAGGTGCTGGGCCACATCGGGGAGATCATGCACATGTGGGTCCACTCCGCGGATGCCGAGGCGGAGTGGACGCGCGGGCTGGTCGCCCGGATCGAGGGGGGCGCGTACTCCTTCGCGGGTGAGGGCGGGGCTCCGTTCGTGGGGGTCCTCGCGGACGGCCAGGAGAATCCGTACGCCGCGCACCAGGATGCGTAATCAAGTTTGACTAGCCCGAGAGTGGGCATTACCTTGGGCGCGCCCAGCTACTCAAATTTGATTACTGGAGGAACGGTTTTGGCGATCTTCGTCGAAGGTGTCCACAAGCGGTACGGCGACAAGCCCGCGCTGGCGGGGCTCGACCTGGAGGTGAAGCCCGGCACGGTGCACGCCGTCCTCGGCCCCAACGGAGCCGGAAAGACCACGGTGGTGCGCGTCATGAGCACCCTGCTGCGGCACGACGAGGGCGTGGTCCGGGTCGCCGGCCACGACGTACGCACCCAGGCTCCGGCCGTCCGCGCCCGGATCGGGCTGCTCGGCCAGCACGCGGCGCTCGACGAGGACCTGGCCGGACGGCAGAACCTGGAGATGTTCGGCCGCCTCCACCACCTCGGCGCACGACGGGCCGGGCTACGGGCCGACGAACTGCTGGACCGCTTCGGTCTCGCCGACACCGGTCGCAAGCCGGTGAAGCAGTACAGCGGCGGCATGCGCCGCCGGCTCGACCTCGCCGCGTCCCTGATCACCGACCCGGAGGTGCTCTTCCTGGACGAGCCGACCACCGGGCTCGACCCGCGCGGCCGCACCGAGGTGTGGAGCGCGGTGCGCTCCCTGGTGGGCGGCGGCACCACCGTCCTGCTGACCACGCAGTACCTGGAGGAGGCCGACCAGCTCGCCGACCGCATCACACTGATCGACGCGGGCCGGGTGGCCGCCGAGGGCACGGCCGACGAGCTGAAGGCCCTGGTCGGGGCGGACCGGATCGTCGTCGTCCTGCGGGACGCGGCGCGGTTGGCGGAGGCGGCGCGACTGCTGCCGGACCCGACCGTGGACCCGGACTCCCTGACCCTGAGCTTCCCGGTGCGGGACCGGATGGCGGGCCTGACCCTGACCCTGCGCGCGCTGGAGGGTGCCGGCATCGAGGCGCTCGACCTCGCGGTCCGCCGCCCCACGCTCGACGAGGTCTTCCTGCACCTGACCGACCGCGAGGAGGTGGCCGCATGAGCACGGCATGGGTGGTCTCGGACTCCTGGACGATGACCCGACGCGAGCTCGCGCACTGGGCCCGCAGGCCGGTCCAGATGATCGTCGGACTGGTCTTCCCGGTGATGATGCTGCTGATGTTCGGCTTCCTCATCGGCGGCGGACGCGGGATCGATGGCGAGTACGTGGAGTTCCTGGTGCCCGGGATGCTCGCGCTGACCATGGCCTTCGGCCTGGAGGCGACGATGACGGCCGTCACCCAGGACCTCGGCAAAGGGGTGATCGACCGGTTCCGCGCCATGCCGATGTCCTCGGCGGCGGTCCTGGTCGGCCGCAGCGCGGCGGACATGCTCCAGTCGGCGGTGGGCCTGGTCGTCCTCGCGGGCGTCGGACTGCTGCTGGGCTGGCGCCCGCACGGCTCGCCCGCGGCCACCCTGACGGCCTTCACCCTGCTCCTGCTGCTGCGCTTCGCGATGCTGTGGATCGGCATCTTCCTCGGGATGGTCGCGGGCCGCCCGGAGCTGGTGCAGGCGGTGCAGATCCTGGTGTGGCCGGTGGGCTTCCTCTCCAACGCCTTCGCCACACCGGAGGCGATGCCGGGTTGGCTCGGGACGGTGGTGGAATGGAATCCGCTCTCGGCGACGGCCACGGCCGTCCGCGACCTCTTCGACAACCCGGCCGCGGCTGCGCCGTCGTGGGCCGCCGACCACGCGGCGCTGCTCGCGGTGGCCTGGCCGATCCTGCTGCTGGCGATCTTCTTCCCGTTGGCGGTGGGCAGGTTCCGGGGCATGGGCAAGTAGCTCGCGCCGCCGACTTGCACCTCACGCCACGTGAGGACCCACAGTGAAGGGCGTACCCGACCAGAGGGCGGAAGAGATGAGCTACTCCGTGGGCCAGGTCGCCGCATTCGCCGGAGTGACGGTGCGCACCCTGCACCACTACGACGAGATCGGGCTGCTGTCCCCGAGGGGCCGCAGCCACGCCGGGCACCGGCGGTACGACGACGCCGACCTGGACCGGCTGCAGCGGATCCGGTTCTACCGGGAGCTCGGCTTCCCCCTCGACGAGGTCGCGGTCCTGCTGGACGACCCGGAGACGGATCCGCAGGAGCATCTGCGCCGGCAGCATGCCCTGCTGACCGACCGGATCACCCGGCTCCAGCAGATGGCCAAGGCCGTTGAGCACGCCATGGAGGCGAAGAAGATGGGCATCAACCTCACACCGGAGGAGAAGTTCGAGGTCTTCGGGGACGAGGACCCGGAGCAGTACGCACAGGAGGTCGAGGAGCGCTGGGGCGCTACCGAGGCGTACACCGAGTCGCAGCGCCGGGCGGCCTCGTACACGAAGGACGACTGGCAGCGGATCCAGGACGAGGCCGCCGACTGGGGTCGCCGCTACGTGGCGGCCATGGAGGCGGGGGAACCCGCGGACGGTGAACGCGCGATGGATCTCGCCGAGGAGCACCGCCTGCACATCCACAAGTGGTTCTACGACTGCCCGTACGAGATGCACACGTGCCTCGGCGAGATGTACGTGGCGGACGAGCGGTTCACGGCGTTCTACGACGCGATGAAGCCGGGTCTCGCCGAGCACCTGCGCGATGCGATCCTCGCGAACGGAGTCCGCAAGGTTTAAGTGGAATGTCACGCATGCGACCCCCTCCGGTCCCTGGAACCGGGCGGGGGTCGTGTGCGTTGATAATTGAAACCGCTCCTTCCGCCTTACGCCCCCCGATTCCAGGAGAGCCCGGAACCCGTGTATACGCTTGCGCTCGGCCCACAGTGGCTGTCCCCGGACTACCTGATCTCGCACTTCGGTCTGATCGGCATCCTGGTCATCGTCTTCGCCGAGTCGGGACTCTTCGCCTTCCTTCCCGGCGACTCCCTGCTCTTCACGGCGGGTCTGCTGGTCGCGGACGGGCAGTACATCAAGCAGCCGCTGTGGCTGGTCTGCACCCTGATCGTGGCCGCCGCGATCATCGGTGACCAGGTCGGATACATGATCGGCAAGTTCTTCGGGCCGAAGCTCTTCAACCGCCCCAAGTCCAAGCTCTTCAAGCGGGAGAATCTGGACAAGGCGCACGAGTTCATGGACAAGCACGGCCCCAAGGCCATCGTGCTCGCCCGCTTCGTGCCGATCATCCGCACCTTCGCCCCGATGGTCGCGGGCGCCGGCACGATGAAGTACCGCACCTTCCTGACCTACAACATCATCGGCGGCATCGGCTGGGGTGCGGGCGTCACGATCGCCGGCTACTGGCTCGGACAGATCGAGTTCATCAAGACGAACGTCGAGCCGATCCTGGTGGGCATCGTCCTGATCTCGGTCATCCCGGTGGTCTTCGAGGTCCTGAAGGCCCGCAAGGAGAGCAAGGCGAACGCCGACGCAGGCGCCGAGGCCGTGGCCGACGGCTCCGCCCCGCAGGCCCCGGGCACGCGCGGCCGCCACGCCAAGCGCTGAGGCCCGGCCCGCGGCATCCCCTGCGCCCGTACCGCCCCGGAGGCCCACCTGAGGCCCCGGGGCGTACGTGTGCCCGTACGAGGCCCCGTACGGGCATCCGTACGCGCGGCGGCGACGCTCAGAAGCCTCGGGTCCGCTTCGCCGCGCGGCGCTTGGCGGCGCTCGTGGCCCCCGGGATGCGCATGAACAGCCGCGAGGCCTCCGACCCGAGGTTGACCCCGATCGCGATGGCCAGCGCGATGGCCGCGGCGTTCACCAGGGAGCCCAGGCCCTCGTTCAGCCGGTTCTCGGCGATCAGCAGCAGGCCGTAGTACACCGCCGAGCCGGGCAACAGCGGGCCGATGGCGGCCGTCACGTACGGCAGGGCGGAGGCGAAGCGGTAGCGGGAGAAGAGCTGCCCGAAGAGGCCCACCAGCCCGGCCGCGATGGCCGTGGACGGGACGGGCGGGATGCCCCCCGCGTAGTGCAGGGCCCCGAAGGTGACCCAGGCGACCGCGCCGTTCAGCGTCACGATCAGGACGGTGGAGCGTTCCTGCTGGAGCAGGATCGCGAAGGTGAACACCAGCACCATCGAGGCGGCGATCTGGATCAGCGGCCGCTGCTGGATCTGCAGGACCTCCTCCGGCCGCGGCGAGGCGTCGAACTGCAGGCCCACGTAGAGGACCACCAGCACGCCCATGATGATGCCGATGAAGAGGTACATGACCTCCAGCAGTCGGGCCGACGCGGTGATGTAGTAGCCGGTCAGGCCGTCCTGCACGGCCGCGACCACGGCCCGTCCCGGCAGCAGCGCGAACAGCCCACCGGTGATCACGGCGGAGGCCTTGACGTCGATGCCCGTCATGTTGAGCGCGACCCCGAGGGCGGCCGGCGGCATCGCGGCGACCACGAACTGGTAGAACTCGGGCAGCCCGCGCCCGGCGCACAGCCAGGCCAGGCGGTCACCGAGGACCGCGCCGATCGCGGCGGCGAAGAACACGAGGACCCCACCGCCGACGAGCGTGGAGGCGGCCCCGGCGAGCAGTCCGGCGGAGGCCGTGAGCATCCAGCCGGGGTAGGGGTGCCGGTTGCGGCGGATCTCGGCGAGCCGCCGGTAGGCCTCCTCCAGCGTCACGTCGATCTCGTGGGCGCTGATGTCGTCCACGAGCCGGAACACGGCCGCGAGCCGGTTGTAGTCGGTGCCGCGGCGGCGCACGGTCCGGCTGGCCGAGACCGGGTCGCCCACCAGCGAGGGGTGGTGGGTGATCGACAGCATGGTGAAGGTGACGGTCGGCTCGCAGCGGTCCAGCCCGTACGAGCGGGCCACCGCGAACATCGCGGCCTCGACGTCCTCGGCGCCCTCACCGCCCGCGAGCAGCAGCTCGCCGATGCGCAGGGTCAGGTCGAGGACGCGGCCCACGGCGGGCCCGGTCTCGCTGTGGCGCTGCACGAGCTCCGGTACGGGCCGCACGTCGACCGGCATGCGCAGCATCGTGCGCATGCGGTCCTGCCAGGGGGATTCCTTCATCCGCGCGACGGGGAAGCCCTGGCCGGGGGTGTAGGCGGGCGGGGACTGCGCGGCCCGGTAGGTGGCCGGGGCGGCGAAGGCCGATCCCTCGGGCTCGGGCTCCACCGGATCGGCGCCCGCCGGACGGGCGAATTCCGAGGTGGGCTGGTCCTCCTCGAAGACGTCCGGCTCCATGCCGGGCGGCGGCGTGAAGGCGCTGTGCGCCTCGTCGGACTGGGGCTTCCTGTCCTCTGCCCCGTCGGCCTCCGCCACGCGTCCTCCAGTCCGTGATCACCCGGGGTATCAGTATGCGGAATCGTTTCCTCCCGCCGCACACCCAGCGCGCACCCGCCGTACCGCCGGTGCGCACCCGCCCCACACCCACCGCATACCCGCGGCCGCCCGCCGCACCGGCCCGGGAACACGACAGCGGGCGGCATCCCCCGAAGGGACACCGCCCGCCATGTCACGAGGGGCGCGGGGGAACACCCCGGCCCGTCACCGCGGAGCGCGAGCTCAGTGGTGGCCGCCCTGCGCCTCCAGGCGCTTGTACGAGGCCTCGATCTCGGCCTCGGCCTCGGTGCGACCGACCCAGTTCGCGCCCTCGACGGACTTGCCCGGCTCCAGGTCCTTGTAGACCTCGAAGAAGTGCTGGATCTCCAGGCGGTCGAACTCGGAGACGTGGTGGATGTCGCGCAGGTGCTCGACACGCGGGTCCGAGGCCGGCACGCACAGCAGCTTGTCGTCGCCGCCCGCCTCGTCCGTCATGCGGAACATGCCGATGGCGCGGCACTTGATCAGGCAGCCCGGGAAGGTCGGCTCGTCAAGGATGACCAGCGCGTCCAGCGGGTCGCCGTCCTCGCCGAGGGTGTTCTCGACGAAGCCGTAGTCGGCCGGGTAGCTGGTCGAGGTGAAGAGGCGACGGTCCAGACGGATCCGGCCGGTCTCGTGGTCCACCTCGTACTTGTTCCGCGAACCCTTGGGGATCTCGATGGTGACGTCGAACTCCACGTCCTGCTCCTCCATGATCAGCTGCATTGCTTCGGGACTGCGTCGATCGATCCGCGTGCGCGTCCGTCCCAGCCCTGCCGGGTGGGGTGCCATGCTCGCGGCAAGACGCAGTGGTTAAGTGTCCCTCACGCATATGTGTGATCGCGAAAGGGGCTGGTCCGAGGTGCCATTGGTCAAGACCTGGCAGCTCATCGCAGGGTCGGCCGTCGCCGGCCTCGCCCTGTCGGTGGCAGCGGTGACCACGGCCGGTCCTTGGGACTCCGGCCAGCGTAAGGCCGAGCGGGACAGAGCCGCCTCCTGGGGCCGCACGGGTGGCGCAGATCACGATGGAGGGCCCGGTTCCGGAGCCCTGCCCGAAGCCGCCCCGAGCGCCCCCGGCGTGCTCGGCGCGATCGGCCCCGGCGTCCCGCGCGCGCAGAACGCCCCCGCCGAGCCCGCCTCCGCCGGGGGCCTGGGCGCCGCGCTCAAGCCGCTGCTCGCCGATCCCGCGCTCGGCACCGTCCGTACGGCGTCCGTCGTCGACACCGCCACCGGGCAGGTCCTCTACGAGTCCGGGGCCCGGGACGCGATGACCCCCGCCTCCACCGTCAAGATCGTCACCGCCGCGGCCGTGCTGGCCGCCCTCGGACCCGAGCACCGGATCAGGACCACGGTCACGCCCGGCGCCGCCCCCGGACAGATCGTCCTGGTCGGCGGCGGCGACCCCTCGCTCACCGCGAAGAAGAAGAGCCCCGCCGGATCCGGCGGCAGCCTCGTCGCCCTCGCCGGTGACACCGCGCAGGCGCTCAAGGCCGCCGGCACCGACACCGTGACCCTCGGATACGACGACAGCCTCTACACCGGCCCCGTCCGCCACCCGATCGGCGGCAACCCCAACATCGCTCCGGTGACCGCCCTGACGGCCGACGAGGGCCGCCCCGACGAGTCCACCTCCGGGCCCGTGGACCGCGCCGAGGACCCCTCCCGCGACGCCGCCCGGGCCTTCCGCACCCTGCTGGCCGACCGCGGCATCAAAGTCACCGGCGAACCGGCGAAGGCCAAGGCCGCCGCCGG comes from Streptomyces virginiae and encodes:
- a CDS encoding ABC transporter permease gives rise to the protein MSTAWVVSDSWTMTRRELAHWARRPVQMIVGLVFPVMMLLMFGFLIGGGRGIDGEYVEFLVPGMLALTMAFGLEATMTAVTQDLGKGVIDRFRAMPMSSAAVLVGRSAADMLQSAVGLVVLAGVGLLLGWRPHGSPAATLTAFTLLLLLRFAMLWIGIFLGMVAGRPELVQAVQILVWPVGFLSNAFATPEAMPGWLGTVVEWNPLSATATAVRDLFDNPAAAAPSWAADHAALLAVAWPILLLAIFFPLAVGRFRGMGK
- a CDS encoding inorganic diphosphatase codes for the protein MEFDVTIEIPKGSRNKYEVDHETGRIRLDRRLFTSTSYPADYGFVENTLGEDGDPLDALVILDEPTFPGCLIKCRAIGMFRMTDEAGGDDKLLCVPASDPRVEHLRDIHHVSEFDRLEIQHFFEVYKDLEPGKSVEGANWVGRTEAEAEIEASYKRLEAQGGHH
- a CDS encoding PadR family transcriptional regulator; translation: MSAIRLLVLGAVRQHGRAHGYQVRNDLEYWGAHEWSNTKPGSIYHALKQMAKQGVLHAHEVAPSVAGGPPRTEYEVTDAGREEYFRLLREALAAYDQKTDVLSAAIGFMVDLPRAEVLALLRERMAKLALWRSSVTNHYTPEGGPEVLGHIGEIMHMWVHSADAEAEWTRGLVARIEGGAYSFAGEGGAPFVGVLADGQENPYAAHQDA
- a CDS encoding threonine/serine ThrE exporter family protein, giving the protein MAEADGAEDRKPQSDEAHSAFTPPPGMEPDVFEEDQPTSEFARPAGADPVEPEPEGSAFAAPATYRAAQSPPAYTPGQGFPVARMKESPWQDRMRTMLRMPVDVRPVPELVQRHSETGPAVGRVLDLTLRIGELLLAGGEGAEDVEAAMFAVARSYGLDRCEPTVTFTMLSITHHPSLVGDPVSASRTVRRRGTDYNRLAAVFRLVDDISAHEIDVTLEEAYRRLAEIRRNRHPYPGWMLTASAGLLAGAASTLVGGGVLVFFAAAIGAVLGDRLAWLCAGRGLPEFYQFVVAAMPPAALGVALNMTGIDVKASAVITGGLFALLPGRAVVAAVQDGLTGYYITASARLLEVMYLFIGIIMGVLVVLYVGLQFDASPRPEEVLQIQQRPLIQIAASMVLVFTFAILLQQERSTVLIVTLNGAVAWVTFGALHYAGGIPPVPSTAIAAGLVGLFGQLFSRYRFASALPYVTAAIGPLLPGSAVYYGLLLIAENRLNEGLGSLVNAAAIALAIAIGVNLGSEASRLFMRIPGATSAAKRRAAKRTRGF
- the dacB gene encoding D-alanyl-D-alanine carboxypeptidase/D-alanyl-D-alanine endopeptidase, whose product is MPLVKTWQLIAGSAVAGLALSVAAVTTAGPWDSGQRKAERDRAASWGRTGGADHDGGPGSGALPEAAPSAPGVLGAIGPGVPRAQNAPAEPASAGGLGAALKPLLADPALGTVRTASVVDTATGQVLYESGARDAMTPASTVKIVTAAAVLAALGPEHRIRTTVTPGAAPGQIVLVGGGDPSLTAKKKSPAGSGGSLVALAGDTAQALKAAGTDTVTLGYDDSLYTGPVRHPIGGNPNIAPVTALTADEGRPDESTSGPVDRAEDPSRDAARAFRTLLADRGIKVTGEPAKAKAAAGVQPLAVTLSTPIAGLVERMLTNSDNDIAEALARQTALASGRPASFEGAEKAVTDRLTALGIDTAGSRFADGSGLNRADKVSAGLLTGLLTKAADPRSPELRPVLTGLPVAGFTGTLKARNSGGSPAAGLLRAKTGTLTGVNSLSGTVVDPSGRLLAFAFLTANSPGAEGAEKALDKLAAAVATAS
- a CDS encoding daunorubicin resistance protein DrrA family ABC transporter ATP-binding protein, whose product is MAIFVEGVHKRYGDKPALAGLDLEVKPGTVHAVLGPNGAGKTTVVRVMSTLLRHDEGVVRVAGHDVRTQAPAVRARIGLLGQHAALDEDLAGRQNLEMFGRLHHLGARRAGLRADELLDRFGLADTGRKPVKQYSGGMRRRLDLAASLITDPEVLFLDEPTTGLDPRGRTEVWSAVRSLVGGGTTVLLTTQYLEEADQLADRITLIDAGRVAAEGTADELKALVGADRIVVVLRDAARLAEAARLLPDPTVDPDSLTLSFPVRDRMAGLTLTLRALEGAGIEALDLAVRRPTLDEVFLHLTDREEVAA
- a CDS encoding VTT domain-containing protein, producing MYTLALGPQWLSPDYLISHFGLIGILVIVFAESGLFAFLPGDSLLFTAGLLVADGQYIKQPLWLVCTLIVAAAIIGDQVGYMIGKFFGPKLFNRPKSKLFKRENLDKAHEFMDKHGPKAIVLARFVPIIRTFAPMVAGAGTMKYRTFLTYNIIGGIGWGAGVTIAGYWLGQIEFIKTNVEPILVGIVLISVIPVVFEVLKARKESKANADAGAEAVADGSAPQAPGTRGRHAKR
- a CDS encoding MerR family transcriptional regulator encodes the protein MSYSVGQVAAFAGVTVRTLHHYDEIGLLSPRGRSHAGHRRYDDADLDRLQRIRFYRELGFPLDEVAVLLDDPETDPQEHLRRQHALLTDRITRLQQMAKAVEHAMEAKKMGINLTPEEKFEVFGDEDPEQYAQEVEERWGATEAYTESQRRAASYTKDDWQRIQDEAADWGRRYVAAMEAGEPADGERAMDLAEEHRLHIHKWFYDCPYEMHTCLGEMYVADERFTAFYDAMKPGLAEHLRDAILANGVRKV
- a CDS encoding DinB family protein; amino-acid sequence: MAQISPEVLGDERGTLLAFVEAQRTAIRESLLGLSEEQAASRPSVSELTLSGLIKHVAEVELNWLRLAQQAPNERQRTEETWGEAFRLVEGESIPSVLAFWDEVAEQTAAFVAALPSLDETFPLPPAPWFPKDAKVSMRWMLLHLVEEFARHAGHADIVRESLDGTKAMG